TTCCGCTACCAGCAGCTTGCATTGATGCTTCTAAATTTAATCCAAACAAAGCAAGACCTACTAGTATCAATAGCAAAATCGGCATAAGTATACTGGCTACTTTTTCGATGCCACCACTGACACCACCAGAAACAATTGCAATTGTGACAATTGAAAAGCCAACATGCCAAAAAATTTGACGAGAGTCAGAAGCCATAAAGGTCTCAAAATAGTTCTTGGAACTTTCAGCATCCATTGTTGCAACATTACCCATGAACGATTGCCAGAGATATTCAAGTGTCCAGCCAGCGATGATGGTGTAATAACTCGTGATCAAAAATC
This genomic window from Cyanobacteriota bacterium contains:
- a CDS encoding sodium-dependent transporter encodes the protein MASKKRDSWSSNFGFIMAAAGAAIGLGNIWRFPYVCGENGGGAFLIVYLACVFLIGMPVLVGELLIGRKAGIGGAGAFSALIKKNKKLWGFVGLLGILAGFLITSYYTIIAGWTLEYLWQSFMGNVATMDAESSKNYFETFMASDSRQIFWHVGFSIVTIAIVSGGVSGGIEKVASILMPILLLILVGLALFGLNLEASMQAAGSG